The Henckelia pumila isolate YLH828 chromosome 2, ASM3356847v2, whole genome shotgun sequence genome includes a window with the following:
- the LOC140885354 gene encoding NDR1/HIN1-like protein 1: protein MTAKDCGRNHHHHQRLYYRPLAALLGFIVLSLFLVLVIYLILLPTKPHLILQDAAVYAFNLSAANLLTTSLQVTLSSRNPNERIGIYYDKLEVYASYHSQQITPRTALPSSYQGHKDTTVWSLNLNGNSVPLAPYLAVALKQERLTGTVLINVRVEGRIRWKVGTFISGKYHLHVNCICPAYVNFGSKSNGVAVGPAIGYQLIMNCHVDV from the coding sequence ATGACGGCCAAGGACTGCGGCCgcaaccaccaccaccaccaaaGACTCTATTACCGCCCTCTTGCCGCCTTACTCGGCTTCATAGTCCTCTCTCTCTTCCTCGTTCTCGTCATATATCTCATCCTCCTTCCCACCAAACCCCATTTGATCCTCCAAGACGCCGCCGTCTATGCCTTCAACCTCTCCGCCGCAAACCTACTCACCACCAGCCTCCAAGTGACACTCTCCTCCCGTAACCCTAATGAAAGAATCGGCATTTACTACGATAAACTCGAAGTTTACGCTTCATATCACAGCCAGCAGATAACTCCTCGGACAGCGCTTCCGTCCTCGTATCAGGGACACAAGGATACCACCGTTTGGTCGCTGAATCTGAACGGAAACTCCGTGCCGTTGGCGCCTTATCTCGCCGTTGCGCTTAAACAGGAGCGGTTGACCGGAACTGTGCTTATTAACGTGAGAGTCGAGGGAAGAATTAGATGGAAAGTGGGTACTTTTATTTCTGGGAAGTATCATTTGCATGTGAATTGCATTTGCCCCGCGTATGTGAATTTTGGCTCCAAAAGTAACGGCGTCGCTGTGGGGCCGGCGATCGGTTATCAGCTGATAATGAACTGCCATGTCGATGTTTGA
- the LOC140878567 gene encoding 5'-3' exoribonuclease 3-like codes for MGVPSFYRWLVEKYPKIVVDAIEERGDIAVDCSSPNLNQLEFDNLYLDMNGIIHPCFHPDDHLFPPTTFDEVFSNIYDYIDRLFSIVRPRKLLYLAIDGVAPRAKMNQQRSRRFRAAKDLQMAEEVEDKLRKEFEMEGKVLLPKTESEVSDSNVITPGTEFMYTLARKLRSYIRQRIRDSAAWRSIKVIVSDAGVPGEGEHKIMSYIRAQRSSPGYDPNTRHCLYGLDADLIMLALTTHEIHFSIVREVLVPYCLRMIYVHSYADIIILKLMKFLHVWILRECLALDLEITSLPEKISYDFERIVDDFILICCFAGNDFLPHMPSLEIHERAIDLLMHVYKEEFKNLGGYLVDMQRVADRHARYIKLKRVERFLIAVGEKEEKIFEKRAQIRDRKLRRILLEMTNAKNHETDSFEHDRRTSDFGGYVEKYQKEDGAESSVNASADQISIAFQILKNMKELKQKMKECMHSQSDLFKDGCFGTDKVKFGTAGWKERYYKEKFGVENPEDVEAMRKNVVTKYGEGLCWVLLYYFSGVPSWTWFYPFHYGPLASDFKGLTHTRVKFIKGSPFKPFDQLMGVFPQQSAHALPEAYRRLMINEDSPIIDFYPTEFETDVDGKRYMWQGVVKLPFIDEQRLLIESKKLEDELMDHERMRNLQSLDLLFVTSSDKLGSKIISCGRNLDSETNHVTINIDIAEVGIEGTVRAVSEDEDDGVDLFKDVVCVFYESHQGLQHVPRLLEGVNIPEKIVDKNCILERELWHEERRGSNASNFHRFQNQSRSGKQECSSESRRRTFHVPHVPNAIIKGAGSGFIGRGKMSITTQECDWESRPRTSYGPNVPNAIIRGAGSGFIGRGKTSMTALPGETCSNFVEQAPRRVIGELTPTQHAPRVSTSSSSNTWGPRTRGHYSSVTNRGTYSFNGRSKLGSGKDEEWQGLDTSSSIDRPQPSATPWGGRQRGYGQVSSSQTWKYNLSSSAHDTSYGHGRSGQVPETSQKS; via the exons atgGGTGTGCCTTCGTTTTACAGGTGGCTGGTTGAAAAATACCCTAAAATAGTCGTTGACGCCATAGAAGAAAGAGGAGATATTGCAGTAGACTGCAGTTCCCCGAACCTCAACCAGCTGGAGTTCGATAATCTGTATCTTGACATGAACGGGATCATTCATCCTTGTTTCCATCCCGATGATCAT CTTTTCCCCCCGACAACATTCGACGAGGTGTTCAGCAATATATACGACTACATAGATCGACTCTTTAGCATAGTCAGGCCTCGGAAGCTCTTGTACCTAGCCATTG ACGGTGTCGCGCCACGAGCGAAAATGAATCAGCAGAGGAGCAGGCGATTTCGGGCGGCAAAAGATCTCCAAATGGCC GAGGAAGTCGAGGATAAGTTGAGAAAAGAGTTTGAAATGGAAGGGAAAGTTTTATTACCAAAGACAGAATCCGAAGTCTCTGATTCGAATGTCATCACACCAGGGACAGAGTTCATGTACACATTGGCGAGGAAACTTAGAAGCTACATCAGGCAGCGGATTAGAGACAGTGCAGCATGGAGAAGCATCAAG GTGATTGTATCAGATGCCGGTGTTCCTGGTGAAGGAGAACACAAGATAATGTCGTATATACGGGCTCAGCGATCGTCTCCAGGGTATGATCCAAACACTAGGCATTGCCTATATGGATTG GATGCGGACCTCATTATGCTCGCCTTGACAACACATGAAATCCATTTTTCTATTGTCAGAGAGGTTTTG GTACCATATTGTTTACGAATGATTTATGTTCATTCATATGCTGACATTATTATTCTGAAATTGATGAAGTTTCTCCATGTCTGGATACTGAGAGAGTGTCTGGCTCTGGATTTGGAAATCACTAGTCTTCCTGAGAAGATTTCCTATGATTTTGAGAGGATCGTGGATGATTTCATCTTGATTTGTTGTTTTGCTGGCAATGACTTTCTTCCTCACATGCCGTCCTTGGAAATCCACGAG CGTGCCATAGATTTGTTGATGCATGTTTATAAAGAAGAGTTCAAGAACTTGGGAGGTTATTTAGTTGATATGCAACGG GTGGCGGACAGACATGCCCGCTATATAAAGTTAAAAAGAGTGGAGAGGTTCTTGATTGCAGTCGGAGAAAAGGAGGAGAAAATATTTGAGAAAAGGGCTCAGATCAGAGACAGAAAATTGAGGAGGATCCTGTTAGAGATGACCAATGCT AAAAATCATGAAACGGACAGTTTTGAACATGATCGAAGAACATCAGACTTTGGGGGCTATGTTGAGAAATATCAGAAAGAAGATGGAGCAGAATCAAGTGTAAATGCATCTGCTGATCAG ATATCGATTGCCTTtcagattttgaaaaatatgaaAGAGCTGAAGCAGAAGATGAAAGAATGCATGCATAGCCAATCAGATTTGTTCAAGGATGGTTGTTTTGGAACAGATAAA GTGAAATTCGGCACAGCTGGCTGGAAGGAAAGATACTACAAAGAAAAATTCGGTGTTGAAAACCCTGAGGATGTTGAAGCCATGAGAAAAAATGTG GTAACAAAGTACGGTGAGGGACTTTGTTGGGTCCTGTTATACTATTTTTCTGGGGTGCCTTCATGGACCTG GTTTTATCCATTTCACTATGGTCCCCTTGCGTCGGATTTCAAAGGTCTCACGCACACACGAGTGAAGTTTATAAAGGGTTCACCCTTTAAACCTTTTGACCAGCTAATGGGTGTCTTCCCCCAACAGAG TGCTCATGCACTTCCTGAGGCATACCGGAGACTCATGATAAACGAGGATTCGCCAATAATCGACTTCTACCCAACAG AATTTGAGACAGATGTAGATGGGAAGCGATACATGTGGCAG GGTGTAGTGAAGCTTCCATTTATAGATGAACAGCGCCTTCTAATCGAGTCGAAGAAACTTGAAGACGAGCTGATG GATCATGAGAGAATGAGGAACTTGCAGAGTCTGGATTTGTTGTTTGTCACATCCTCGGACAAACTAGGAAGTAAAATCATTTCATGTGGCAGAAATCTCGACAGTGAGACCAATCATGTTACAATAAACATTGACATTGCCGA GGTGGGAATTGAGGGGACCGTGCGCGCTGTTTcggaagatgaagatgatggtgTTGACCTCTTTAAAGATGTCGT ATGTGTGTTTTATGAGAGTCATCAGGGGTTACAGCACGTTCCTCGGCTTTTGGAAGGTGTCAATATCCCAGAAAAG ATTGTGGATAAAAATTGTATTCTCGAAAGGGAACTTTGGCATGAGGAACGACGAGGCAGTAATGCTAGTAATTTCCACAG GTTTCAGAATCAATCAAGGTCTGGAAAACAAGAATGCAGCTCGGAATCACGTCGAAGAACCTTCCATGTCCCTCACGTCCCTAATGCAATCATTAAAGGGGCTGGTTCTGGATTCATAGGAAGAGGTAAAATGTCGATTACCACCCAAGAATGCGACTGGGAATCACGTCCAAGAACCTCCTATGGCCCAAACGTCCCTAATGCTATAATCAGAGGGGCTGGTTCAGGATTCATAGGCAGGGGTAAAACATCCATGACCGCCCTTCCTGGTGAAACATGCAGCAATTTCGTCGAGCAGGCTCCCAGGAGAGTAATTGGTGAACTTACTCCGACTCAACATGCTCCAAGAGTATCCACGAGTTCGAGTTCAAATACCTGGGGTCCCAGAACAAGGGGTCATTACTCATCTGTCACGAATCGTGGAACGTACAGTTTTAATGGAAGATCAAAATTAGGATCTGGTAAAGATGAAGAGTGGCAAGGTTTGGATACATCTTCGTCGATAGACAGACCTCAGCCGAGTGCGACACCGTGGGGCGGAAGGCAGAGAGGTTACGGGCAGGTGTCTTCTAGCCAAACATGGAAATATAATTTGTCTTCTTCGGCACATGATACCAGTTATGGCCATGGAAGAAGCGGGCAAGTCCCTGAAACTTCCCAGAAGTCGTAG
- the LOC140884493 gene encoding uncharacterized protein encodes MKKYGLNLRVPTQQKKQPPKPPVSTLLGFEDDDDDNVEREILRQASKNKSLKDAEEQHKKALEEDPLAFDYDGVYDKMKEKQVRPREQDRQVRKPKYIQALMDKTKQREREHEIIYERKLAKERGKDEHLYVDKDKFVTGAYKKKLAEQAKWMEEERLREIREKKEDVTKKTDLSDFYFNLAKNVAFGAGETDLEKLKKQPEEVGVLSPTEVSPSDTRSNPETSRLVTRHQDEIVENPSPDQKLERTFVKTVSDASMQEEVVDEPSASGDQLKPDHHKRSEDSITAAKERFLARKKSKVKY; translated from the exons atgaaaaagtatGGGTTGAACCTTAGGGTTCCAACTCAGCAGAAAAAGCAACCCCCAAAGCCACCAGTTTCTACGCTACTTGGTTTTGAAGACGACGACGACGATAATGTTGAAAGAGAAATTCTGCGCCAAGCCAGCAAAAACAAGTCTCTCAAAGAT GCTGAAGAACAACATAAGAAGGCTCTTGAAGAAGACCCTTTGGCATTTGATTATGATGGAGTATATGATAAGATGAAGGAGAAACAAGTTCGTCCCAGAGAGCAGGACCGGCAAGTTAGAAAG CCCAAGTATATCCAAGCACTAATGGATAAGACAAAACAACGAGAAAGAGAACATGAGATAATTTATGAGAGAAAACTTGCTAAAGAAAGAGGTAAAGATGAACACCTCTATGTCGACAAGGATAAGTTTGTTACTGGTGCTTACAAAAAGAAACTAGCTGAGCAAGCTAAATGGATGGAGGAGGAGCGGCTTCGTGAAATAAGAGAGAAGAAGGAAGAT GTTACCAAGAAGACGGACCTCAGTGACTTCTACTTCAACCTAGCCAAAAATGTCGCGTTTGGTGCTGGAGAGACTGATTTGGAGAAGCTTAAGAAACAACCTGAAGAAGTGGGTGTTCTATCTCCAACAGAAGTCTCCCCATCGGATACTCGTTCAAATCCGGAAACATCAAGATTGGTGACGAGGCATCAAGATGAAATTGTAGAGAATCCTTCTCCTGATCAAAAGCTTGAACGAACCTTTGTGAAAACTGTTTCTGATGCTTCCATGCAAGAGGAAGTTGTGGACGAGCCATCAGCTAGTGGTGACCAACTGAAACCGGATCATCATAAAAGAAGTGAGGATTCTATTACTGCGGCTAAGGAACGGTTTTTAGCACGAAAGAAATCGAAGGTTAAGTATTAA